The following coding sequences are from one Leptospira mayottensis 200901116 window:
- the gatC gene encoding Asp-tRNA(Asn)/Glu-tRNA(Gln) amidotransferase subunit GatC, with protein sequence MNLNEDSLQKIAELSRLKIRPEEKEATLRDFNKILEYVDQVKGLDVSSIGDDEIYFRHENAIRPDLTGQHLSREEIEKFAPSFQNGYFVVPKVIET encoded by the coding sequence ATGAACCTGAACGAAGATTCTTTGCAAAAAATTGCCGAACTCTCGCGTTTGAAAATCCGTCCTGAGGAAAAAGAAGCAACTCTTCGGGACTTTAACAAGATTTTGGAATACGTGGATCAAGTAAAAGGTCTGGACGTAAGTTCGATCGGAGACGACGAGATTTACTTTCGGCATGAAAATGCGATTCGTCCAGATCTTACGGGTCAGCATCTTTCCCGGGAAGAAATCGAAAAGTTTGCGCCTTCCTTTCAAAACGGATATTTCGTTGTCCCTAAG
- a CDS encoding undecaprenyl-phosphate glucose phosphotransferase, translating to MLKERNQTFKLIFTGLDFANALFSGMLAFIFRFYFLDENGTDRRYVDVESYIFLFFILAFFQIIVFIAIDLYHPRRGLSFIDEFLTIVSGVFLNLVLVLAVLFFFRGNLGSERFSRYVVLAFAIINILTSGTLHYTARIVLRVLRKRGYNLRSVLVVGVSETAKRFNDAVIKHGIYGYKVLGFVQTKAVKPIRKDMKVIGKVEKIYRILEKERPDLVVYTLESSEGDYLKEVLDACDHEGIDLKIVPGFQEFIKARGRVEEMEGLPVISIRNIPIRLGYNKFIKRIFDLIFSVLFVLFFSPFYLVMALLVKLTSRGPVFYYQERVGLDNRKFKMIKFRTMVVQAKSQSETTWTVQNDPRVTSVGKILRKLSLDETPQFFNVLFGDMSVVGPRPERPHFVEKFKNDHRHYMRRHAVKAGITGLAQIKGLRGDTSIDDRIAADIYYIENWSLWLDLKIILLTPFKGIMDKNAY from the coding sequence ATGTTGAAGGAAAGAAACCAAACATTCAAACTGATCTTCACAGGTTTAGATTTTGCGAATGCTTTATTCAGCGGGATGTTGGCGTTCATATTCCGATTTTATTTTTTGGACGAAAACGGAACGGATCGTCGTTACGTGGACGTGGAAAGTTATATTTTTCTTTTTTTCATATTGGCGTTCTTTCAGATCATTGTGTTCATCGCGATCGATCTTTATCATCCGAGAAGGGGTCTTTCTTTTATCGACGAATTTTTGACGATTGTAAGCGGAGTGTTTCTCAATCTCGTATTGGTTCTTGCGGTTTTATTTTTCTTTCGGGGAAATTTAGGAAGCGAACGATTTTCTAGATACGTTGTTCTTGCGTTTGCTATTATCAACATTCTAACCTCAGGTACTCTCCATTATACGGCTCGGATTGTGTTGCGGGTTCTTCGTAAAAGAGGATACAATTTAAGAAGTGTTTTGGTAGTAGGCGTTTCTGAAACGGCAAAACGTTTTAACGATGCGGTCATCAAACACGGAATTTACGGTTACAAAGTTTTAGGATTTGTCCAAACCAAAGCCGTAAAACCGATTCGTAAAGATATGAAAGTGATTGGTAAGGTCGAAAAGATCTATCGGATTCTGGAAAAAGAAAGACCGGACTTGGTTGTATATACTCTTGAATCTTCCGAAGGTGATTATCTCAAAGAAGTTTTGGACGCATGCGATCACGAAGGAATCGATCTCAAGATCGTTCCCGGATTCCAGGAATTCATTAAGGCTCGGGGAAGGGTGGAGGAGATGGAAGGACTTCCCGTAATTTCGATCCGAAATATTCCGATCCGGTTGGGTTATAATAAATTCATCAAAAGGATTTTTGATCTTATCTTCTCTGTTCTTTTCGTATTATTTTTTTCTCCCTTTTATCTTGTGATGGCCTTGCTCGTAAAATTGACTTCACGAGGTCCCGTGTTTTACTATCAGGAAAGAGTGGGGTTAGACAATAGAAAGTTTAAGATGATCAAATTTCGAACTATGGTCGTTCAGGCCAAGAGTCAATCCGAAACAACTTGGACGGTTCAAAACGATCCGAGAGTTACAAGTGTGGGGAAAATTCTCCGAAAACTTTCCTTAGATGAAACTCCACAGTTTTTCAATGTCCTTTTCGGAGATATGTCGGTTGTGGGACCGAGGCCGGAACGTCCTCATTTTGTGGAAAAGTTCAAGAACGATCACAGACATTATATGAGAAGGCATGCCGTTAAAGCCGGAATCACGGGGCTTGCTCAGATAAAAGGACTTCGAGGGGATACTTCGATCGACGATCGAATTGCGGCCGACATATATTACATCGAAAACTGGTCTCTTTGGCTCGACCTCAAGATTATTCTACTGACTCCTTTTAAAGGAATCATGGACAAAAACGCATACTAA
- a CDS encoding LPS-assembly protein LptD: MCLRLILILFFLLFGTPIFAQTEEQILRSITETSDQNSSSRDDKKLAVLRAKNRLLGKSIDTLSDREVDDLLLSLGLTRDGSLFNRRKRLRAALEETVPASTDPISSLPQSKKALPISIENASEGELLQVDKNKSGVLVLRGRVRLKLRSGSLEAETITVDSERQEIYAEGGIVYKDGRAIIEGDKFIYDFRLEKGVVYKTKGTFAPAHFIGEKLKKLDDKHYALEMGYFTICNAEKPHYSFKVNRLYIYEDKTVMATNVRYQVGGTTVLWLPFLYNSNLGNGWIAQAGKNNTQGLFLQTSYQWSKIPSFAMAPMGYKFRADFYEKTGQAFHLEMWNQSPFLNYLIDIGYANHRNYQTTSAYEDRFHNFGIGTVAVTNQVDRGALFSTNPNAPLRNIGPDTEPWWKGRILLNSKMNNTEKDVTRNISFQYENYSDRLFEYEYGNRYEPANTLQSLYTARNVRMGFVRNSLEWKLDYTENRGDLSINVGMKRNLLYYILNPADKSGYFPTVDTIPTTTIRNSSEIGRIPYFNSAVYWDVFLNNTILRYYGVPIRENLRIPTLEGSFQDPWGGYRENVFRTQYFTQGESGLRTTLNFGSYLTFTPNAFFGAKKQSATVRNNTAVTGVTDSSFTSLERYLARESYEYLRTSSNLRFGIPLLFFNTTYRKSEAYKPELQDPILSRTRQHELELSLESYALENFEISIRTIRDLRNFSSDYKPQPTDSERWYFTIARFSGYFDFLDGFRPKRVSLLEKKRSFYSGLFLNNDYVHHTPKAKPLYNSLTASYKMGGFTLPLVRLVRELELGGTWYHVYNSPILDGYRVFVKANVDFTRYLGIEAELDSRVSQPWRYTNQVGNAYDTFYYGNDPTASVASINLERTTLQKDLLDGTGVNGNGARQNTALNINRFMGTIKYNLHTANFRLGYSMDLRSVPGGRTDGLVSFYDQSVFFSISITDFTLGQQDSSELTRVRLFRFRKRPFQAGDSAGISSENL, encoded by the coding sequence ATGTGTCTCCGTTTGATTCTGATTCTGTTTTTTTTACTGTTTGGGACTCCTATTTTTGCGCAGACGGAAGAACAGATTTTGCGTTCGATTACCGAAACGTCTGATCAAAACTCTTCTTCCAGAGATGATAAAAAACTAGCCGTTCTCAGGGCTAAAAACAGACTTTTGGGTAAGTCCATCGATACTCTTTCCGATCGGGAAGTGGACGATCTTTTACTTTCTCTTGGACTAACCCGGGACGGTTCTCTTTTTAACAGAAGAAAACGTCTTCGTGCCGCTTTGGAAGAAACGGTTCCAGCCTCCACAGATCCGATATCTTCTCTCCCACAGTCGAAAAAGGCTCTTCCGATTTCGATCGAAAATGCATCGGAAGGAGAACTTCTTCAGGTAGATAAGAATAAATCGGGTGTGCTCGTTCTTCGTGGTAGAGTTCGTTTGAAACTTCGTTCCGGTTCTCTTGAGGCGGAAACCATTACTGTGGACAGTGAAAGACAGGAGATTTATGCAGAAGGTGGTATTGTCTATAAAGACGGTCGTGCAATCATAGAAGGGGATAAGTTCATCTACGATTTCCGTTTAGAAAAAGGGGTCGTCTACAAAACGAAAGGTACTTTCGCTCCGGCCCACTTTATCGGTGAAAAACTCAAGAAACTCGACGACAAACATTATGCACTTGAGATGGGTTATTTTACGATCTGCAATGCAGAAAAACCTCATTATTCCTTTAAGGTAAACAGACTTTATATCTACGAAGATAAGACCGTTATGGCGACTAACGTTCGTTATCAAGTGGGCGGTACAACGGTTCTTTGGCTTCCGTTTCTTTATAACAGCAATTTAGGAAATGGATGGATTGCTCAAGCGGGTAAGAACAACACTCAGGGATTGTTTCTGCAGACTTCGTATCAATGGTCGAAAATTCCTTCTTTCGCCATGGCTCCTATGGGTTATAAGTTTCGAGCGGACTTTTACGAAAAGACCGGACAGGCGTTCCATCTGGAGATGTGGAACCAAAGTCCTTTTTTAAATTACCTGATCGACATCGGATACGCCAATCATAGAAACTATCAGACCACTTCGGCTTACGAAGATCGTTTTCACAACTTCGGAATTGGTACAGTTGCAGTTACTAATCAAGTGGACCGAGGTGCACTTTTTTCCACGAACCCGAACGCCCCTCTTCGAAATATCGGGCCCGATACGGAACCTTGGTGGAAGGGTCGGATTCTTTTGAACTCTAAAATGAACAATACGGAAAAGGACGTTACCCGAAATATAAGCTTTCAATACGAAAATTATTCCGACAGACTTTTCGAATACGAGTACGGAAACCGCTATGAGCCTGCAAATACGCTTCAATCTCTTTATACGGCTAGGAACGTTCGTATGGGTTTTGTTCGAAACTCTTTGGAATGGAAATTGGATTACACCGAAAATAGGGGCGATCTTTCCATCAACGTGGGAATGAAACGAAATCTTCTCTATTACATTCTCAATCCTGCGGATAAGTCCGGATACTTTCCGACAGTCGACACGATACCGACGACTACGATCCGAAATTCCTCGGAAATCGGAAGGATTCCGTATTTCAACTCTGCGGTTTATTGGGATGTTTTTTTGAACAATACGATTCTTCGGTATTACGGAGTTCCGATCCGTGAAAATCTGAGAATTCCCACTCTGGAAGGTTCCTTTCAGGATCCATGGGGAGGTTATAGAGAAAACGTTTTTAGAACTCAGTATTTTACCCAAGGCGAATCGGGTCTACGTACCACGTTGAATTTCGGAAGTTATCTGACTTTTACTCCGAATGCTTTTTTTGGAGCAAAAAAACAATCCGCTACGGTTCGAAACAATACCGCCGTCACGGGTGTTACGGATAGTTCGTTTACCTCTCTGGAACGATATCTCGCGAGAGAATCCTATGAATATTTAAGGACTTCTTCCAACTTAAGATTCGGGATTCCGCTTTTATTCTTTAATACTACCTATCGAAAGTCGGAAGCCTATAAACCGGAATTGCAAGATCCAATTCTTTCCAGAACGAGACAGCACGAACTCGAACTTTCTTTGGAAAGTTACGCTCTGGAGAATTTTGAAATTTCCATTCGCACCATAAGGGACTTGAGAAACTTTTCTTCGGATTACAAGCCTCAGCCCACTGATTCGGAAAGATGGTATTTTACGATCGCGAGATTTTCCGGATATTTTGACTTTTTGGACGGTTTTCGACCGAAGCGTGTGTCCTTACTCGAAAAAAAAAGAAGCTTCTATTCCGGTTTATTCCTAAACAATGATTACGTGCATCATACTCCCAAGGCAAAACCTCTTTACAACAGTTTAACCGCTTCTTACAAGATGGGAGGTTTTACTCTTCCGCTGGTTCGTCTGGTCCGAGAGTTGGAGTTAGGAGGAACCTGGTATCACGTTTATAACAGTCCTATTCTAGACGGTTATCGAGTGTTCGTAAAGGCAAACGTGGATTTTACAAGATATTTAGGAATTGAAGCGGAATTGGATTCCAGAGTGAGTCAACCTTGGAGATATACCAATCAGGTTGGAAATGCGTACGATACATTTTATTATGGAAATGATCCGACCGCTTCGGTCGCTTCGATCAATTTGGAGAGAACGACTCTTCAAAAAGATTTGCTTGATGGAACCGGAGTCAATGGGAACGGAGCCAGACAAAATACTGCTTTGAACATCAATCGTTTTATGGGAACGATCAAATACAATCTTCATACCGCAAACTTCAGATTAGGATACAGTATGGATCTTCGTTCGGTTCCGGGGGGAAGAACGGATGGGCTTGTCTCCTTTTACGATCAATCCGTATTTTTCTCGATTTCGATCACCGACTTTACTTTGGGTCAACAGGATTCTTCGGAACTGACAAGAGTTCGTTTGTTTAGATTCCGAAAACGTCCTTTTCAAGCGGGTGACAGTGCAGGAATTTCTTCGGAGAATCTTTGA
- a CDS encoding undecaprenyl-diphosphate phosphatase has protein sequence MNHYLNAFLRSIIEAVTEFLPVSSTGHLFLFSSFFPFSGESFEFDDLFDIFIQSGAILSVLFLYREKFRSQMFSSFQYLTKRNSDPQGFYFLIQIVIGAFPILVVGFIAKKFLDTIKARSDFLDILAGAWIFGGILILVAEWFFQKRQGAEENPPVGFRDAILIGIFQCVALIPGVSRSAATIVTARFLRKDTKSSAEFSFFLAVPVLFAAGIYKLIKHRSILNETTIPVLAFGFLISFLLCTLVIRLFLRYLQKHSFGVFGIYRILLGVGVLVFTKFIR, from the coding sequence TTGAATCATTATCTGAACGCCTTTCTGAGAAGCATCATTGAGGCGGTTACTGAATTTCTGCCGGTGTCTTCCACAGGGCACCTGTTCTTATTCAGTTCTTTTTTTCCTTTTTCAGGAGAAAGTTTTGAGTTCGACGATCTCTTTGATATTTTCATTCAGAGCGGAGCTATTCTTTCCGTTTTGTTTTTGTATCGGGAAAAATTCAGATCTCAGATGTTTTCTTCCTTCCAATACCTTACAAAACGAAACTCGGACCCGCAAGGATTTTACTTTCTCATTCAAATTGTGATCGGTGCGTTTCCTATTTTGGTCGTGGGATTTATCGCGAAGAAATTTTTGGATACGATCAAAGCAAGGTCGGATTTCTTAGATATTTTGGCGGGTGCTTGGATTTTTGGAGGGATTCTCATTCTCGTTGCGGAATGGTTCTTTCAGAAAAGACAAGGGGCCGAAGAAAACCCACCGGTGGGTTTTCGGGATGCGATTCTCATAGGAATTTTTCAGTGTGTGGCTTTGATTCCCGGAGTTTCCAGATCGGCTGCGACGATCGTTACCGCTCGTTTTTTAAGAAAAGATACTAAGAGTAGTGCGGAGTTTTCCTTTTTTCTTGCAGTGCCGGTTCTTTTCGCCGCCGGAATTTATAAATTGATTAAGCATCGTTCTATCTTGAACGAAACTACGATTCCGGTTTTGGCTTTCGGATTTTTGATTTCTTTTCTCCTTTGTACTCTTGTCATTCGTTTGTTTTTGCGTTATCTACAAAAACATTCATTCGGCGTTTTCGGAATTTATAGAATCTTACTGGGGGTCGGAGTTCTCGTTTTCACTAAGTTTATTAGATGA
- a CDS encoding lipoprotein LipL31, with product MKKNSILIFITFFTAFFAGCGDNSAVIETLDGNKITVNSFEDTYNVAIDAMSRVQNIEKENLLEFISKDISEVPEQMRALNYQFQKKNFYDQYRDMMITTIAAEKDGFTKRDDIKKILKFQEMQIVSQLYVMHLVESKIKISEEEAMEECQKLRAKEAQISSLPIDRCILFARAKLKKDKSQEILPKVLERIKEQVSIKHNDKFDLDAFLKKKAGDETSKKESAAPKTEAQKTTGQ from the coding sequence ATGAAAAAAAACAGCATTCTCATTTTTATTACTTTTTTTACCGCTTTTTTCGCGGGTTGCGGAGATAACTCTGCAGTGATTGAAACTTTAGACGGAAATAAAATCACTGTTAACAGTTTTGAGGATACTTATAATGTTGCCATCGATGCGATGAGCCGCGTTCAAAATATCGAGAAAGAAAATCTTCTCGAATTTATCTCTAAAGATATCTCGGAAGTTCCCGAGCAAATGAGAGCTCTGAACTATCAATTTCAAAAGAAAAATTTTTATGATCAATATAGAGACATGATGATAACGACCATCGCGGCGGAAAAGGACGGCTTTACAAAGCGCGATGACATCAAAAAAATTCTGAAGTTCCAAGAAATGCAGATCGTTTCCCAGCTCTATGTAATGCACCTTGTGGAAAGTAAGATTAAGATTTCTGAGGAAGAGGCGATGGAAGAATGCCAAAAACTTCGCGCCAAAGAAGCACAAATTAGTTCTCTTCCGATTGATCGTTGTATTCTTTTTGCTAGAGCGAAGTTGAAAAAAGATAAGTCACAGGAAATTCTTCCTAAGGTTTTGGAAAGGATCAAGGAACAAGTTTCGATCAAACACAACGATAAGTTCGATCTGGACGCATTCTTAAAGAAAAAGGCCGGTGACGAAACGAGCAAAAAAGAATCCGCAGCTCCTAAAACGGAAGCCCAAAAAACGACCGGGCAGTAA
- the mfd gene encoding transcription-repair coupling factor: MKDLLRIIGEGLFARLEFSSPSKKNTARKVKAAPERETDVPGADRYPSVNLSITGNVYSVTAGSHSILASSLFQKLNRTIVVVSENNTAAEFLFREALSFLASSDLVYLPGQEVLPYEYMRYPSEMKRERIKAIGKILNGEPSLIFTSVAGFLKTLPPVQTMQGRAITLEKGKEIDLESLLIQLIDLGYKRADVCETFGEFSLKGGILDIYSSYSQEPVRIDLFGEEIESIRTFDPDTQRSMVDLNRAILLPVDEYILSDEQKKEYQDLLKSSGSSLHIPEAGYGIYYEELIPLVRENHGILSYFSEPPVLLFPSPNSVNQRILHLEREYLSLFEKRSQEILCAPPDKLLSFGEEFRVLSELIGLSFVGLPPRNGNDLVSCLKEAPAFKGKIREVREKISELRTEGGWKIVLTSSFEAQTKRLQGLFEKEGIVLLNEGATEPIPFHLGKHKSDAFLVLSELRNGFIFENQKILILSENDIFGREYKRKTRFKKQNSKALQSFIDLKEGDPVVHIHHGVGRFLKIERTNAGGKERDFLKLEYAGGDSLFVPLDQISLVQRYIGGTESPRLDSLGKSTWKKTKDRVQKAVETLAEDLVQMYSNRLKLQGYAFPPDTIYQEEFEAEFEYEETPDQIEAIEAVKKDLESSVPMDRLVCGDVGYGKTEVAIRAAFKVAMAGRQIMMLAPTTILALQHYNTFKNRFQNYPLRVELVSRFKTSAEIRAILSDFSLGKIDMVVGTHAILSSKLKPKNLGLLIIDEEQRFGVNHKEAIKRFKNLVDVLTLTATPIPRTLHMALTGIRELSIIATPPKNRQSVETYVLEEDEDLIADAIRNEIKRDGQVFYLYNRVETIEQETKYLGEIVPEVSIGILHGQMTEDEIEETLLDFYNRKYDILVTTTIIESGIDMPNVNTLFVKRADLFGLSQLYQIRGRVGRSDRKAFAYLLLPKDRVVTEQAEKRLNTIYEYQELGSGFKVAMRDLEIRGAGNLLGKEQSGDIMEVGFDLYVRMLEEAIARIKGEEVAVEVRTSVTLNTNFFIPETYISDTRQKIEFYKKFEGARDLQEIDEVYREMVERFGDPPEDARTFILLEKIRTLASNLGFEAVTEMKDEIKMKSGSYFKGDHSKIIQLISAGTGLTLNPREPNILIFQIGKKSEKEKLDILIFLLSEMLPSKKL, translated from the coding sequence ATGAAAGATCTTCTTCGAATCATAGGAGAAGGATTGTTCGCTCGGCTTGAATTTTCTTCTCCTTCAAAAAAGAATACGGCTCGGAAGGTAAAGGCCGCTCCTGAGAGAGAAACGGACGTTCCCGGCGCTGATCGATATCCTTCCGTGAACTTATCGATTACGGGTAACGTTTATTCCGTAACGGCGGGAAGTCATTCCATATTAGCTTCTTCTTTATTTCAAAAATTGAATCGAACGATCGTGGTCGTTTCCGAAAATAACACCGCCGCGGAATTTTTGTTTAGGGAGGCTTTGAGTTTTCTCGCATCATCCGACTTGGTCTATCTTCCCGGTCAAGAAGTTCTTCCTTACGAATATATGCGTTATCCCTCCGAAATGAAACGAGAGAGGATCAAGGCGATCGGAAAAATCTTGAACGGGGAACCCTCGCTCATTTTTACTTCTGTTGCCGGTTTTTTAAAAACTCTTCCCCCTGTACAAACAATGCAAGGAAGGGCGATCACGTTAGAAAAAGGAAAGGAGATCGATCTCGAAAGTCTTCTCATCCAGTTGATTGATCTGGGTTATAAACGTGCGGATGTTTGTGAAACCTTTGGAGAGTTTAGTCTCAAGGGGGGAATCTTAGACATCTATTCTTCCTATTCCCAGGAACCAGTCCGGATCGATCTTTTCGGGGAAGAGATTGAGTCGATCCGAACCTTTGATCCGGATACTCAGAGGTCGATGGTTGACTTGAATAGGGCGATTCTTCTTCCAGTGGACGAATATATTCTTTCGGACGAACAGAAAAAAGAATATCAGGATCTTCTAAAGTCTTCCGGTTCGTCCCTCCATATTCCCGAAGCGGGCTACGGAATTTATTACGAAGAACTTATCCCTTTGGTCAGGGAGAATCACGGGATTCTTTCCTATTTTTCGGAACCTCCCGTTTTGCTTTTTCCTTCTCCAAATTCCGTGAATCAAAGAATACTTCATCTCGAAAGGGAATACCTTTCTCTTTTTGAAAAACGTTCTCAAGAGATTCTTTGTGCTCCTCCCGACAAACTCTTATCTTTCGGAGAGGAATTTCGGGTTCTTTCGGAATTGATCGGGCTTTCGTTTGTCGGTCTTCCGCCCCGAAACGGAAACGATCTAGTTTCCTGTTTAAAAGAAGCTCCTGCGTTTAAGGGTAAGATCCGGGAAGTCCGTGAAAAAATCTCGGAACTTCGGACGGAGGGCGGTTGGAAGATCGTTTTGACCTCTTCCTTCGAGGCCCAGACTAAAAGACTACAGGGACTTTTCGAAAAAGAAGGAATCGTTTTGTTAAACGAAGGTGCAACGGAGCCGATTCCCTTCCATCTGGGAAAACACAAGTCTGATGCGTTCCTCGTTTTATCGGAACTCAGAAACGGTTTTATATTTGAAAATCAGAAAATTCTAATTCTCTCTGAAAACGACATTTTCGGAAGAGAATACAAACGTAAAACCCGTTTTAAAAAGCAGAATAGCAAAGCTCTTCAGAGTTTCATTGATTTGAAAGAAGGGGACCCCGTGGTCCATATCCATCACGGGGTCGGTAGATTTTTAAAAATCGAAAGAACCAACGCGGGGGGAAAAGAAAGGGACTTTCTAAAATTGGAATATGCGGGCGGGGATTCTTTGTTTGTTCCTTTGGATCAGATTTCTCTGGTTCAGAGATACATAGGTGGTACTGAATCTCCTCGTTTGGATAGTCTCGGTAAGAGTACTTGGAAAAAAACAAAGGATAGGGTTCAGAAGGCCGTTGAAACACTTGCGGAAGATTTGGTTCAGATGTATTCCAATCGACTCAAACTCCAAGGTTACGCGTTTCCTCCCGACACAATCTATCAGGAAGAATTCGAAGCTGAGTTCGAATACGAGGAAACTCCAGATCAGATCGAAGCGATAGAGGCGGTCAAAAAAGACCTGGAATCTTCTGTTCCGATGGATCGTCTCGTTTGCGGAGATGTGGGCTATGGTAAAACGGAAGTTGCCATACGTGCAGCGTTTAAGGTTGCAATGGCGGGACGTCAGATTATGATGCTTGCGCCGACTACGATTCTTGCTTTACAACATTATAATACGTTTAAGAATCGATTCCAGAATTATCCTCTGAGAGTTGAACTCGTTTCCCGTTTTAAAACTTCCGCCGAAATCCGCGCGATCCTTTCCGATTTTAGTCTCGGTAAGATCGATATGGTCGTCGGTACACATGCCATTCTTTCCTCTAAACTAAAACCGAAAAATCTGGGTCTTTTGATTATAGACGAAGAACAAAGATTCGGAGTCAACCATAAGGAAGCGATTAAAAGATTCAAGAATCTCGTGGACGTTTTGACTCTAACTGCAACTCCGATTCCGAGAACTCTCCACATGGCGTTAACCGGAATTCGAGAACTTTCCATCATTGCAACCCCGCCTAAGAATCGTCAGTCGGTTGAAACTTACGTTCTCGAAGAGGATGAGGATTTAATTGCGGACGCGATCCGAAACGAAATTAAAAGGGACGGTCAGGTCTTTTATCTTTACAATCGAGTCGAGACGATCGAACAGGAAACAAAATATCTAGGCGAAATTGTTCCCGAGGTTTCCATCGGGATCCTTCACGGACAAATGACGGAAGACGAAATCGAAGAAACTCTTTTGGATTTTTACAACCGTAAATACGATATTCTAGTCACGACTACGATCATAGAATCCGGTATCGATATGCCCAACGTGAACACTCTTTTTGTAAAACGTGCGGATCTTTTCGGTCTTTCCCAGTTGTATCAGATTCGAGGTAGGGTGGGTAGAAGTGACCGAAAAGCTTTTGCGTATTTGCTTCTTCCCAAAGATCGAGTCGTGACGGAGCAAGCAGAAAAGAGACTGAATACGATCTATGAATATCAGGAGTTAGGTTCTGGCTTTAAAGTGGCGATGCGGGATCTTGAAATCCGCGGAGCCGGAAATTTGCTCGGAAAGGAACAATCCGGAGACATCATGGAAGTCGGATTCGATTTGTATGTTCGAATGCTTGAGGAAGCGATTGCAAGAATTAAGGGAGAAGAAGTCGCCGTGGAAGTCAGAACTTCCGTGACTCTCAATACGAACTTCTTTATCCCGGAGACTTATATTTCGGATACAAGACAGAAGATCGAATTTTATAAAAAATTTGAAGGGGCGAGAGATCTTCAAGAGATAGACGAAGTTTATCGAGAGATGGTGGAACGTTTCGGAGATCCTCCCGAAGATGCGAGAACTTTTATCCTTTTGGAAAAGATTCGAACTCTTGCATCTAATTTAGGTTTTGAGGCCGTAACCGAAATGAAGGATGAAATTAAAATGAAATCCGGTTCTTATTTTAAAGGAGATCACTCCAAAATCATTCAACTGATTTCAGCTGGAACTGGACTTACTCTCAATCCTAGAGAACCGAATATACTGATTTTTCAAATTGGAAAAAAGTCGGAGAAGGAAAAGCTCGATATTTTGATCTTCCTTCTTTCTGAAATGCTACCTTCTAAAAAATTATAG
- the panC gene encoding pantoate--beta-alanine ligase, translating to MIICRTPEEVLAHVCKWRAEGKKVGFVPTMGYLHEGHASLFGECLSKADKTVVSIFVNPAQFNDPEDYAKYPINTDGDLKICESSKVDLVFLPEKETMYPEGIPDVVLQIPHLMRNLCAVSRPGHFEGVLLVISRLFHFVKPDFAFFGKKDYQQYLLVKEFCKILAFPIEVIGCETIRSDKGLALSSRNSRLNEDEKEESLLIYRALKLGETQILSGIKDPIVVRDIMKDVLDSSSKIRLDYLEVLNADTLESLEILEGNILLAAAVFVGSVRLIDNRTLCVAST from the coding sequence ATGATTATTTGTAGAACTCCCGAAGAGGTTTTGGCTCATGTCTGTAAGTGGAGGGCGGAGGGTAAAAAGGTGGGTTTTGTTCCCACGATGGGCTATCTTCATGAAGGTCACGCGAGTTTGTTCGGTGAATGCTTGTCCAAGGCAGATAAAACCGTAGTTTCGATTTTCGTGAATCCCGCTCAGTTCAACGATCCCGAAGATTATGCGAAGTATCCAATCAATACGGACGGAGATCTGAAAATTTGCGAGTCCAGCAAAGTGGATCTTGTTTTTTTACCCGAAAAAGAAACAATGTATCCGGAAGGAATTCCGGATGTTGTATTACAAATTCCTCATTTAATGAGAAATCTTTGTGCGGTTTCCAGGCCGGGTCATTTCGAAGGTGTACTTCTTGTGATCTCAAGACTGTTTCACTTCGTGAAGCCGGATTTTGCATTCTTCGGTAAAAAGGATTATCAACAATATCTTCTCGTAAAAGAGTTTTGTAAAATTCTCGCGTTTCCGATTGAAGTTATCGGTTGTGAAACGATTCGTTCCGATAAAGGATTGGCCCTCAGTTCCAGAAACTCCCGCCTGAATGAAGACGAGAAAGAGGAATCTCTTTTGATCTATAGAGCTTTAAAACTTGGGGAAACTCAGATCCTTTCCGGAATAAAAGATCCGATCGTCGTTCGAGATATCATGAAGGATGTTTTGGATTCTTCGTCTAAGATTCGTCTGGATTATTTGGAAGTTTTGAATGCAGATACTCTGGAGTCTTTGGAGATCTTAGAGGGGAATATCCTTCTTGCGGCCGCCGTTTTTGTCGGGTCCGTGCGTCTGATCGACAATCGAACCTTGTGCGTGGCTTCTACATGA